From a region of the Aeoliella mucimassa genome:
- a CDS encoding FecR domain-containing protein, with amino-acid sequence MKSDDAAGNFEDLVDRTADESLSAEEFRALEQDILEDPEKRKAYLKMAWLCGELSWSLRDDASFDPLANVQAEHSFEDKLELRRSRPAAWNSAISAFAGAAAVVILLYLGGFLKLTPPQVADATSNQTAADNVKPSKSRSNAKRREKTTPPAATLTGLVDCHWGDSVAPPTYGEPLDPGRRLDLRSGLAKLTFESGAQLILQGPSNFLVESSMDGSMDTGKLSAVVPVQAHGFKVSTPTAKVVDLGTEFGLEVDDRGDTEVHVFDGEVLTWPVDAKGEPTEEALSLLKDEAALIRHGQTLEQSSAKAHHFVRDISARLDEASLPPLPIVEKLQVWWAADVLVKKDPVDRVIAWRDILVGDNQSDEDAWQPDEESRPLWVEDAIGGQPGLRFDGSRNFMITTPFMTTPEQTVFIVFQRKDAETRVETKRQLIYYNGPPFDIPRTRRTFSILQIDDGREQGRYRAFCYAGLDQPRMHAKVGGVQMKTAIAENEPIVLAYVYDPAANRAEMWVNNKSQGTSNAPACEPFVSRKIVGRHPLEFTHFCGDIGEMLIYNSALAPEDVAQVNAYLGDKYSVPLIPSEPANVD; translated from the coding sequence ATGAAATCGGATGACGCAGCTGGCAATTTCGAAGACCTAGTCGATCGGACTGCGGACGAGTCTCTGTCGGCCGAAGAGTTTCGCGCCTTGGAGCAGGATATTCTCGAGGACCCAGAGAAACGAAAAGCCTATCTGAAAATGGCTTGGCTCTGTGGAGAGCTGAGTTGGTCGCTGCGCGACGATGCCTCGTTCGACCCGCTGGCGAATGTCCAGGCGGAGCACTCATTCGAGGACAAACTCGAGTTGCGACGCAGTCGGCCTGCCGCGTGGAACTCGGCGATCAGTGCTTTCGCGGGTGCGGCAGCGGTTGTGATACTGCTGTACTTGGGCGGTTTCTTGAAGCTAACTCCCCCGCAAGTCGCCGATGCAACCAGTAATCAGACTGCTGCTGATAACGTGAAGCCAAGCAAATCAAGGTCAAACGCAAAACGAAGAGAGAAAACGACTCCTCCAGCGGCCACGCTCACCGGTTTGGTCGACTGCCATTGGGGCGATTCGGTGGCCCCGCCGACCTACGGCGAGCCCCTCGACCCGGGGCGGCGGCTTGACCTGCGATCGGGACTCGCCAAGTTGACGTTTGAAAGCGGAGCCCAGCTTATTCTGCAGGGTCCTTCGAATTTCCTCGTCGAATCATCGATGGATGGTTCGATGGATACCGGTAAGCTCAGTGCGGTAGTGCCGGTGCAGGCGCATGGCTTCAAAGTCTCCACCCCTACGGCCAAGGTGGTCGATTTGGGGACCGAGTTTGGGCTGGAAGTTGACGATCGCGGCGATACCGAAGTGCATGTGTTTGATGGTGAGGTGCTTACCTGGCCGGTCGATGCAAAGGGCGAGCCAACCGAAGAAGCTCTGTCGCTACTGAAGGACGAAGCGGCACTCATTCGTCATGGACAAACCCTGGAGCAGTCGTCGGCCAAGGCTCATCACTTTGTGCGAGACATTTCGGCAAGGCTCGATGAGGCAAGTTTGCCGCCATTGCCAATCGTGGAAAAGCTGCAAGTCTGGTGGGCTGCTGATGTGTTGGTAAAGAAAGACCCAGTCGATCGAGTCATTGCGTGGCGAGACATCCTCGTCGGAGACAATCAGTCTGACGAAGACGCGTGGCAGCCCGACGAGGAGTCTCGTCCGCTTTGGGTGGAAGATGCGATAGGTGGTCAGCCGGGGTTGCGATTCGACGGCTCGCGAAACTTCATGATCACGACCCCTTTTATGACCACACCTGAGCAGACTGTCTTCATTGTGTTTCAGCGAAAGGATGCCGAAACTCGCGTGGAGACGAAGCGTCAGCTGATTTACTATAACGGACCCCCGTTTGATATCCCGCGGACAAGACGCACCTTTAGCATCCTTCAGATCGATGATGGCCGTGAGCAAGGACGATACCGAGCCTTTTGCTACGCAGGCTTGGATCAGCCACGTATGCATGCCAAGGTGGGAGGGGTGCAGATGAAGACCGCGATTGCCGAAAACGAGCCCATCGTGTTGGCGTATGTTTATGATCCCGCGGCGAATCGTGCGGAGATGTGGGTAAACAACAAGAGCCAAGGGACATCGAACGCCCCGGCTTGTGAGCCTTTTGTTTCGCGAAAGATAGTGGGTCGCCATCCACTGGAGTTTACCCACTTTTGTGGCGACATCGGAGAAATGCTGATCTACAACTCGGCGCTAGCGCCGGAAGATGTTGCGCAAGTGAACGC
- a CDS encoding sigma-70 family RNA polymerase sigma factor codes for MKDLPSGKRTEEFLRLYNQEQRKIYAYIRTLLYSPEEVEDVFQETCIALWRSFDEFEPGTDFGAWARTTARFRVLAHAKKRTSDKHVFATETIELLAEEIEEDSPVIAKRSAQLDHCLRKLPEADRRILVERYFDGRSAAQMASDMGRPLGTLYKSLRRIRRLLLECVEMNIRREEHTA; via the coding sequence ATGAAAGATCTTCCCTCCGGTAAGCGGACCGAAGAGTTTCTCCGGCTCTACAACCAAGAGCAGCGGAAGATCTATGCCTATATCCGGACGTTGCTGTATTCCCCCGAAGAGGTGGAGGACGTATTCCAGGAGACCTGCATCGCACTGTGGCGATCGTTCGACGAGTTTGAGCCAGGCACCGATTTCGGCGCCTGGGCCCGCACCACCGCACGCTTCCGTGTGCTAGCGCACGCGAAAAAGCGGACTAGCGACAAACATGTATTCGCGACCGAGACCATTGAGCTGCTAGCGGAGGAAATCGAAGAAGACTCGCCGGTGATTGCCAAGCGAAGTGCCCAGCTCGATCATTGCTTGCGCAAATTGCCAGAGGCGGATCGTCGGATTCTCGTGGAGCGATATTTCGATGGCCGCTCGGCGGCCCAGATGGCGAGCGACATGGGTCGTCCCTTGGGAACGCTCTACAAGTCGCTGCGAAGGATTCGCCGCCTGTTGCTCGAGTGCGTGGAAATGAACATTCGGCGTGAGGAGCACACCGCATGA
- a CDS encoding LamG domain-containing protein, with protein sequence MKHTPLPILLILPILLLTSPIQAALVTHYPFDADGSATVGADATLGGSASIDNSDYAVGSGSLALSAATDDALGEDGAVSGDSFTWTSDIRTVAFWMKGTAGDHGDSFSTLISLGAGTGAGERFDVRLDGDALRLEVQSGGFTTSSIVADDQWHHIAVVVPIDEATVSDVQYYIDGLYVDNFNHTRAIATAEGPLRIGDSYQDNGRDFKGNIDDVRLYDSALSAQEIADLAAVPEPSTICLLVRRPGSHFL encoded by the coding sequence ATGAAACACACACCTTTGCCCATACTCCTCATTCTACCCATTCTGCTTTTAACCAGTCCAATTCAGGCTGCTCTTGTTACTCACTACCCATTCGATGCTGATGGCTCCGCGACCGTAGGAGCCGACGCAACGCTCGGCGGATCTGCCAGCATCGATAATTCCGACTACGCTGTGGGCTCAGGCTCACTCGCCTTGTCTGCTGCAACGGACGATGCCCTCGGCGAAGATGGCGCTGTTTCCGGCGACAGCTTCACCTGGACAAGCGACATCCGCACGGTTGCCTTTTGGATGAAGGGTACCGCTGGGGACCATGGCGACTCGTTTAGTACCCTCATATCGTTGGGCGCTGGCACCGGAGCCGGCGAGCGTTTCGATGTCCGCCTGGATGGCGATGCGTTGCGACTCGAGGTGCAAAGCGGTGGCTTCACCACTTCGTCGATCGTCGCCGACGACCAGTGGCATCACATCGCGGTGGTTGTTCCCATCGACGAAGCAACCGTATCCGACGTGCAGTACTACATCGATGGCTTGTATGTCGATAATTTCAACCACACCCGTGCCATCGCCACTGCCGAAGGGCCACTTCGTATCGGTGACAGCTACCAAGACAACGGTCGCGATTTTAAAGGCAATATTGACGACGTCCGACTGTACGACTCTGCCCTGTCGGCCCAAGAAATCGCGGACTTGGCGGCCGTGCCCGAACCGAGCACCATTTGCCTGCTAGTACGTCGTCCCGGAAGTCATTTCCTATAG
- a CDS encoding IS630 family transposase, translating into MPKLNDEFCERMEDVLEQYEKPLDPNEPVVCLDEQPYQRVDDARPPEPAAPGKIAKQDYEYRRCGTCSVFVAVEPKAGKRFVQAKRHRKRADFARFVRDLLKRYPDAERVHLVMDNLNTHNEKSLIETFGEEAARPMLERIVWHFTPKHASWLNMAEIEISAIQRQCLGRRLASLDKVQSELSHCSRDRNRKKIKINWTFHRKDAKRVFPELYRK; encoded by the coding sequence GTGCCCAAGCTGAACGACGAGTTCTGTGAGCGGATGGAGGACGTCCTCGAGCAGTACGAGAAGCCGCTCGACCCGAACGAGCCGGTCGTCTGCCTCGACGAGCAGCCCTATCAGAGGGTCGACGACGCGCGGCCGCCCGAGCCCGCGGCACCCGGCAAGATCGCGAAGCAGGACTACGAGTACCGCCGCTGCGGAACCTGCAGCGTGTTCGTGGCGGTCGAGCCGAAGGCGGGCAAGCGATTCGTTCAGGCCAAGCGTCACCGCAAGCGAGCCGACTTCGCCCGGTTCGTCCGCGACCTCTTGAAGCGCTATCCCGACGCAGAGCGGGTTCATCTGGTGATGGACAACCTCAACACGCACAACGAGAAGTCGTTGATCGAAACCTTTGGCGAGGAGGCGGCTCGGCCAATGCTGGAGCGGATTGTGTGGCATTTTACCCCCAAGCATGCCAGTTGGCTCAACATGGCCGAGATCGAAATCTCGGCCATACAGCGACAATGCCTGGGACGTCGGTTGGCTTCGCTCGACAAGGTTCAAAGCGAACTCTCCCACTGTTCACGCGACCGCAATCGGAAGAAAATCAAAATCAATTGGACCTTCCATCGAAAAGACGCCAAACGCGTCTTCCCTGAACTCTATAGGAAATGA
- a CDS encoding helix-turn-helix domain-containing protein: MKKHIVCLDHQARGGLEQLARSGARAAQVVRRCQILLKSDSGCTDEEIAEHVGCTTRNVRAVRKRFCEEGVQRAVYDAPRSGRPPEFTKRQQQQVIALACSEPPEGRARWTLELLCEHAVKEGFVDSLSVTEVSLWLKEHDLKPWRKKLGACPS, translated from the coding sequence ATGAAAAAGCACATTGTTTGCCTGGACCACCAGGCCCGTGGAGGTTTGGAGCAGCTAGCACGCTCAGGCGCCCGCGCGGCGCAAGTGGTGCGTCGCTGCCAGATATTATTGAAATCGGACTCGGGATGCACCGACGAAGAGATCGCCGAGCATGTGGGCTGCACGACGCGCAACGTCCGAGCCGTCCGAAAGCGGTTCTGCGAAGAGGGCGTCCAGCGGGCGGTGTACGATGCGCCTCGCTCGGGCCGCCCCCCAGAGTTCACCAAGCGGCAGCAGCAACAGGTAATCGCCCTGGCGTGCAGCGAGCCGCCCGAGGGACGGGCTCGCTGGACGCTGGAATTGTTGTGCGAGCACGCGGTGAAGGAAGGCTTCGTCGATTCGCTCAGCGTGACGGAGGTCTCGCTGTGGCTCAAGGAACACGACCTGAAGCCGTGGCGAAAAAAACTTGGTGCGTGCCCAAGCTGA
- a CDS encoding PEP-CTERM sorting domain-containing protein, whose product MVALQRFYAWKWIALFALLTCGSANHTLAVIVWTGAGADSTALFAVDNYNLTGSSVTTIEAGVPIEDDVTISGTTIVASDYPAGFTTFAMADGYTATLNGATLVSNDSGGIAGEVGYLQSYFHLTNGSSMDMQFATLGADILLDSTSSLTFRGGGDPINSQGDTTRVLMQPGATLTLASEAEFSEHLGEIFVDGVSALEEPGILNISGNTATAVAPTPRFFVEVDRQSGNVTLSNPFSSSLTLVGYSLRSDSGALNSDNGVWNSITDQGLQSDWFEFTATGDRQNVGEAELPGGAGLTLAAGQSIDLGNIWIQNPAEDLELQLLTQAGPTDASLRYVGAPIINGDFNSDGLFTEVDWPAFRNNIFRDLSTMSAAEQFKMGDMNGDGLNNEEDFLLFKTMYDTTFGTGAFESMVAATSVPEPSTAWLLAAVAPLLFFCRTGNRPRRALVRVVAMLVLGVSILAGQPAQALEVLSSNFDAHGSTDGASAFTGINWTTNGVSSPGSTIPLSVGAVQTDGAAENVDRLAVAYNIDTQGPWYIDLSFQATTPGVILDYLKFDYQFISGGGGNQGGAHNNSGIVDVTIFDGSMNSLSTAQIGPLGTTDAASNIGSNVIVDFDNVSLTNGSTYTARFEVSSNATAGNNFALDNLSLNAPDPLLALQVNTDTGMVSLKNDTGSPIDLNLYKLTSESGSLDVVSWNSLQDQNLASFPAGDGSGNGWEEAGGSNNSELGEFFLTGDSTLAGGEQVSLGSVFNQSSGLEDIMLRYRDTSSGLFVDVPATYVTGGGTPGDYNSDGLVNLADYTVWRDNLGANITLANENPAASTPGVVDSEDYDFWKSQFGSGALSGSLNAGSAVPEPATWALLLVGSLLLVGRRRGMSALLLAIVLLPSITLASTLDRQYLFGDDPLEDAGNAVNNVVGTGSGNVVTDGTLDSIGPDTDFENYADLLRSGGDPKYVRVDQMGRPGASSGDLGVEFLGTGDYLDGPNLNGPVNSYSADTQNGDLNYVGIFDRGMQFWAYPYSSGLGTDQSLVADSPQHSVRISAAGEWVMQYSNVEYSSGVDVDFDEWAHVMLVRPYGAANGSRLYINGIAVVAGGAGYGNADTSPLVVGSNSGDTPGTTDYYQGVLDDLELFVIGTSTAAPFDDYGDFDLATDNSFVADAIAGLTPGDLTGDGVVMGDGTGGANDDIAAFIANWQTEQVIGDLRVGDLNSYGLGDFNMDGIVDLFDWDIIRTNHVNAASLNLGELLSGQSVPEPSSILLLVGGGLLALRCVRRKTA is encoded by the coding sequence GTGGTTGCTCTACAGAGGTTTTATGCTTGGAAATGGATAGCACTGTTCGCACTGCTTACCTGCGGCTCGGCAAACCATACGCTGGCCGTGATTGTTTGGACCGGTGCTGGCGCTGACTCCACCGCATTGTTTGCCGTGGACAATTACAACTTGACGGGTTCGTCGGTCACCACGATCGAAGCAGGTGTTCCGATCGAAGACGACGTGACGATCTCGGGCACAACGATAGTCGCTAGCGACTATCCTGCTGGCTTTACGACCTTCGCCATGGCCGACGGCTACACCGCGACCCTCAACGGGGCGACCTTGGTCTCCAACGACTCGGGCGGCATTGCCGGCGAGGTCGGCTATCTGCAGAGCTATTTTCATCTGACGAATGGCAGCAGCATGGACATGCAATTCGCCACGCTGGGGGCCGACATCCTGCTCGACTCCACTAGCTCGCTCACCTTCCGCGGAGGGGGCGATCCGATCAACTCGCAAGGGGATACGACCCGAGTTCTTATGCAACCGGGTGCGACACTCACCTTGGCCTCGGAAGCCGAGTTCAGCGAACATTTGGGCGAGATCTTTGTCGATGGTGTATCCGCACTCGAAGAACCTGGCATCCTTAACATCTCTGGCAACACCGCCACGGCGGTCGCTCCGACTCCGCGTTTCTTTGTGGAAGTCGATCGACAGTCGGGCAATGTGACGCTGAGCAACCCTTTCTCTTCGTCGCTTACTCTCGTCGGCTACTCGCTCCGCTCTGACAGCGGTGCTCTCAACTCTGACAATGGGGTTTGGAACTCGATTACCGATCAAGGTCTTCAAAGCGATTGGTTCGAGTTCACCGCAACTGGCGATCGCCAGAACGTCGGCGAAGCCGAGCTTCCTGGAGGTGCCGGCCTGACCCTTGCTGCCGGCCAAAGCATCGACCTGGGCAACATCTGGATCCAAAACCCAGCCGAAGACCTCGAACTGCAACTTCTCACCCAAGCGGGACCGACCGACGCTTCGCTTCGCTACGTCGGGGCCCCGATCATCAACGGCGACTTCAACTCCGATGGTCTGTTTACCGAAGTGGACTGGCCTGCTTTTCGCAACAACATATTCAGGGATCTTTCTACCATGTCGGCGGCCGAGCAATTCAAAATGGGTGACATGAATGGCGATGGTTTGAACAACGAGGAAGACTTCCTGCTGTTCAAAACCATGTACGACACCACGTTCGGCACCGGGGCGTTCGAGTCGATGGTCGCGGCAACTTCGGTCCCCGAACCATCTACCGCCTGGCTGCTGGCAGCAGTCGCTCCGCTGCTCTTTTTCTGCCGCACAGGCAATCGTCCCCGTCGGGCGCTTGTTCGAGTAGTCGCCATGTTGGTGCTTGGCGTCAGCATCCTGGCTGGCCAACCGGCTCAGGCTCTCGAAGTGCTCTCCTCGAATTTTGACGCCCACGGATCGACCGACGGGGCAAGTGCGTTTACTGGCATCAACTGGACGACCAACGGAGTGAGCAGCCCTGGCTCCACGATTCCGCTCTCGGTCGGGGCCGTGCAAACCGATGGGGCCGCGGAAAACGTCGATCGCCTGGCGGTTGCCTACAACATCGATACGCAAGGTCCTTGGTACATCGACTTGTCTTTCCAAGCAACGACCCCTGGTGTGATACTCGACTACCTGAAGTTCGACTATCAGTTCATCTCTGGCGGTGGTGGTAATCAAGGTGGTGCTCATAACAATAGCGGTATCGTGGATGTCACCATCTTCGACGGTAGCATGAACTCATTATCAACCGCCCAAATTGGACCTCTCGGTACTACCGATGCTGCGAGCAACATCGGCTCGAATGTGATTGTGGACTTCGACAATGTCTCGCTCACGAATGGTTCTACCTATACCGCACGGTTCGAGGTGAGTAGCAACGCGACCGCAGGCAACAACTTTGCCTTGGACAACCTGTCGCTGAACGCACCCGATCCTCTGCTTGCACTGCAAGTGAATACCGATACGGGAATGGTGAGTCTCAAGAACGACACTGGCTCTCCTATCGATTTAAACCTCTATAAGTTGACCAGCGAGTCGGGATCGCTGGATGTTGTAAGTTGGAATAGCCTGCAGGATCAGAATCTGGCGAGCTTCCCTGCTGGCGACGGCTCCGGCAATGGCTGGGAGGAAGCCGGCGGTAGCAATAATTCGGAACTCGGCGAGTTCTTCCTAACCGGCGACTCAACCCTGGCCGGCGGCGAACAGGTCTCGTTGGGCAGTGTGTTCAATCAAAGCTCTGGACTCGAGGACATCATGCTTCGCTACCGCGATACTTCCTCCGGTCTGTTTGTGGATGTGCCTGCCACCTATGTAACCGGCGGGGGTACGCCCGGCGATTACAACAGCGATGGCCTGGTAAACCTCGCCGACTACACCGTGTGGCGAGACAATCTCGGTGCGAACATCACGCTCGCAAACGAAAATCCCGCGGCCAGCACTCCTGGGGTGGTCGACAGCGAGGACTATGATTTCTGGAAGAGTCAATTCGGTTCGGGTGCTCTATCTGGTTCGTTGAACGCCGGCTCAGCAGTACCAGAGCCCGCGACTTGGGCCTTGCTGCTCGTCGGTAGTCTGCTGCTGGTGGGCCGCCGGCGGGGGATGTCTGCTCTGCTGTTGGCCATCGTGTTGCTGCCGAGCATCACGTTGGCTTCGACACTCGACCGGCAGTATTTGTTTGGCGACGACCCATTGGAAGATGCCGGCAACGCAGTGAACAACGTGGTTGGCACCGGCTCTGGCAACGTGGTAACCGATGGCACGCTCGACTCCATTGGTCCAGATACCGACTTCGAAAACTACGCCGACCTGCTTCGCTCGGGGGGTGATCCCAAGTACGTTCGCGTCGACCAGATGGGCCGCCCGGGGGCTAGCTCCGGCGATCTTGGAGTCGAGTTCCTCGGCACCGGCGATTACCTTGACGGTCCGAATCTGAATGGACCGGTCAACTCGTACAGTGCCGACACGCAGAATGGCGACCTCAACTACGTCGGCATTTTTGATCGTGGGATGCAGTTCTGGGCTTATCCTTACTCCTCGGGGTTAGGCACCGACCAGTCGTTGGTGGCCGACAGCCCGCAGCACTCGGTGCGTATTAGCGCCGCGGGTGAGTGGGTCATGCAGTACTCCAATGTCGAGTACAGCTCGGGAGTCGATGTCGACTTCGACGAGTGGGCGCATGTCATGTTGGTTCGTCCTTATGGTGCGGCGAATGGCTCGCGACTATACATCAATGGCATCGCGGTAGTCGCGGGTGGTGCAGGCTATGGCAATGCGGATACTTCTCCTTTGGTAGTCGGCTCGAATAGCGGCGACACGCCGGGCACGACCGACTACTACCAAGGCGTGCTCGACGATCTCGAATTGTTCGTCATCGGCACCTCGACGGCCGCGCCGTTCGACGACTACGGCGACTTCGACCTGGCGACCGATAACTCGTTTGTCGCCGACGCGATCGCAGGCCTCACGCCTGGCGACCTCACCGGCGACGGTGTCGTGATGGGCGATGGCACCGGCGGGGCGAATGACGACATTGCGGCGTTCATTGCCAACTGGCAAACCGAGCAGGTGATTGGCGACCTGCGTGTGGGAGACCTGAATAGCTATGGTCTCGGCGATTTCAATATGGATGGCATCGTCGACCTGTTCGACTGGGACATCATCCGTACCAACCATGTAAACGCGGCCTCGTTGAACCTCGGCGAGTTGCTCTCTGGTCAGTCGGTTCCCGAGCCCTCCAGCATCTTGCTACTGGTTGGTGGTGGACTGCTTGCGTTGCGTTGCGTGCGCCGCAAGACAGCCTAG